One genomic window of Polyangium aurulentum includes the following:
- a CDS encoding AAA family ATPase, whose translation MRLRRMRLKNVYGFQDLDLHFPEGQVTVLVGVNGAGKSTVLDSIAMFLAPLAAFLRGAEPRKAPYQLTRDAIHEGEKQAEAALDIDDGKHQKTWRIVADVQRKEKFFDRKMGNWAYQLHQTLVVDETAPLPVLCYYPAVRFYLHESFQKKRATIPSHTYPQFAAYDNAFEIGQRSFEDVVGWFRRQEDLENEIRLGGQPEHRDPHLEAVRQAVLRFMDTLAPGTFSDLRVARNPLDTSKASLRLQKGSHHLTLDNLSDGERGSLVLVADLAQRLAAANPGASDPLAGTGVVLIDEIELHLHPGWQRKILPALTKTFPGCQFIVATHSPQVLSRVPREQVVLLSGFKVVESLPYTEGRDSNAILTELMGVPGRPEDAAAEVDALAHLIDDEDFAAAKRKLRELEKRLGPNDSDLLRLDAMLRAMTDEP comes from the coding sequence ATGCGTCTCCGCCGCATGCGCCTCAAGAACGTGTACGGCTTCCAGGACCTCGACCTCCATTTCCCGGAGGGGCAGGTGACCGTCCTGGTGGGCGTGAACGGCGCCGGCAAGTCGACGGTGCTCGACAGCATCGCGATGTTCCTCGCGCCGCTCGCGGCGTTCCTGCGGGGGGCGGAGCCACGCAAGGCACCCTATCAGCTGACGCGAGATGCCATTCACGAAGGCGAGAAGCAGGCCGAGGCAGCGCTCGACATCGATGACGGCAAGCACCAGAAGACCTGGCGCATCGTTGCGGATGTGCAGCGCAAGGAGAAGTTCTTCGATCGGAAGATGGGCAACTGGGCGTACCAGTTGCACCAAACCCTCGTGGTCGACGAGACGGCGCCCCTTCCCGTGCTCTGTTATTACCCAGCCGTTCGATTCTACCTTCACGAGAGCTTCCAGAAGAAGCGCGCTACCATCCCTTCCCATACGTACCCGCAATTTGCCGCCTACGACAACGCATTCGAGATTGGCCAGCGCTCGTTCGAGGACGTCGTCGGCTGGTTTCGACGCCAGGAGGATCTCGAAAACGAGATTCGTCTAGGCGGCCAGCCCGAGCACAGGGATCCACACCTCGAGGCCGTTCGGCAGGCCGTGCTCCGGTTCATGGACACGCTGGCGCCTGGCACGTTCAGCGACCTGCGTGTGGCGCGCAATCCCCTCGATACATCGAAAGCATCGTTGAGGCTCCAGAAGGGCAGCCATCACCTGACGCTCGACAACCTCTCCGACGGTGAGCGCGGCAGCCTCGTGCTCGTGGCCGATCTGGCCCAGCGGCTGGCGGCCGCCAATCCAGGCGCATCCGATCCCCTGGCAGGCACCGGCGTCGTGCTGATCGACGAAATCGAGCTGCACCTGCATCCGGGCTGGCAACGGAAGATCTTGCCCGCGCTGACCAAGACCTTCCCCGGCTGTCAGTTCATCGTCGCCACGCATTCGCCCCAGGTGCTCAGCCGCGTGCCGCGCGAGCAGGTCGTCTTGCTCTCCGGCTTCAAGGTCGTCGAGTCACTGCCCTACACGGAAGGCCGCGACTCGAATGCGATCCTCACCGAGCTGATGGGCGTCCCGGGGCGGCCCGAGGACGCTGCCGCAGAGGTCGATGCGCTCGCGCATCTCATCGACGACGAGGACTTCGCGGCCGCCAAGCGCAAGCTGCGCGAGCTCGAGAAGCGGCTCGGCCCGAACGACAGCGATCTCCTGCGCCTCGACGCCATGCTGCGCGCCATGACGGACGAGCCGTGA
- a CDS encoding retron system putative HNH endonuclease gives MRRIRKGREPQAWAEYRLSTPGARYVDAPKEELRRALLAEQRHLCCYCMGRIDEATTRIDHRLPREAHPGEQFSYRNLLAACPGSEGTGHDNEHCDVHKRSEEISVDPADPSRDVETLIHYKAASGEIASDDERIHRDLDRTLHLNVELLKLRRRQVLDGFREGFERKHRGAWSTGAIEREIKKWSEAPPGERLPPYCGIVVYYLRKRLAQAGARGRK, from the coding sequence GTGAGGCGCATTCGCAAGGGACGCGAGCCCCAGGCGTGGGCCGAGTACAGGCTCTCGACGCCCGGCGCCCGATACGTGGACGCGCCCAAGGAAGAGCTGCGCCGCGCGCTCCTGGCCGAGCAGCGCCACCTCTGCTGCTACTGCATGGGCCGGATCGACGAGGCCACGACGCGCATCGACCACCGGCTCCCACGAGAGGCACATCCGGGCGAGCAATTCAGCTACCGCAACCTGCTCGCGGCCTGTCCAGGGAGCGAGGGCACCGGGCACGACAACGAGCACTGCGACGTCCACAAGCGCAGCGAGGAGATCAGCGTCGACCCCGCGGATCCGTCCCGCGACGTCGAGACGCTCATCCACTACAAAGCGGCTTCCGGCGAGATCGCTTCGGACGACGAACGCATCCACCGCGACCTCGACAGGACGCTCCACTTGAACGTCGAGCTGCTGAAGCTCCGTCGTCGGCAGGTGCTCGACGGCTTCCGCGAGGGGTTCGAGCGCAAGCACCGTGGCGCCTGGTCCACGGGCGCCATCGAGCGCGAGATCAAGAAGTGGTCCGAGGCCCCACCCGGCGAGAGATTGCCGCCCTACTGCGGCATCGTCGTGTACTACCTGCGCAAGCGGCTGGCACAGGCGGGAGCGCGGGGGCGCAAGTAA
- a CDS encoding CCA tRNA nucleotidyltransferase, whose amino-acid sequence MGRSTPFPLTSLTEPYPADLEPGPSFDAPARRYDVTFDESRIDPDVQKVLRRLTRHGHEAYLVGGCVRDLLLDRQPKDFDVATSARPEQVRDLFRNSRIIGRRFRLVHVLFQGGKVIEVATFRRNPKDEGDESPELLIRSDNVFGVASEDAMRRDFTMNALFYDIEARQILDWVGGMEDVERRVVHTIGDPETRFREDPVRILRALKFAGRLGFAITPDVYDAIVFCREALALAARPRLSEEILRLLRGGQARRTIYLCWETGVLDVLLPELSSLLYDEGDEDGAGPRQWRLLEYIDQRTAQEGPLDDTVLWTLLLLEPLKEVCEGARDRGIAVADFLEPLIERLAISRRYADGIRRIIGVLPRLLSGRAGRFARTELFQAAVEVAAADLSSRGESTQIVDRFRAAPEKHHHRGRR is encoded by the coding sequence ATGGGTCGATCGACCCCTTTTCCTCTGACCTCTCTCACCGAACCGTACCCGGCCGATCTCGAGCCCGGGCCTAGCTTCGACGCGCCCGCGCGCCGTTACGACGTCACCTTCGACGAGTCGCGCATCGACCCCGACGTGCAGAAGGTGCTCCGGCGCCTGACGCGCCACGGTCACGAGGCGTACCTGGTCGGCGGCTGCGTCCGCGACCTCTTGCTCGACCGGCAGCCGAAGGACTTCGACGTGGCGACGAGCGCGCGGCCCGAGCAGGTGCGCGACCTCTTCCGCAACTCGCGCATCATCGGCCGCCGCTTCCGCCTGGTTCACGTGCTGTTCCAGGGCGGCAAGGTGATCGAGGTGGCGACGTTCCGGCGCAACCCGAAGGACGAAGGCGACGAGTCGCCCGAGCTTCTCATCCGGAGCGACAACGTCTTCGGCGTGGCGAGCGAGGACGCGATGCGGCGCGACTTCACGATGAACGCGCTCTTCTACGACATCGAAGCCCGCCAGATCCTCGACTGGGTGGGCGGGATGGAGGACGTCGAGCGCCGCGTCGTGCACACCATCGGCGACCCGGAGACGCGCTTCCGCGAGGACCCGGTGCGCATCCTGCGCGCGCTGAAGTTCGCAGGCCGCCTCGGCTTCGCGATCACGCCCGACGTCTACGACGCGATCGTCTTCTGCCGCGAGGCGCTCGCGCTCGCCGCGCGCCCGCGCCTGTCGGAGGAGATCCTGCGCCTGCTACGAGGCGGCCAGGCGCGCCGGACGATCTACCTGTGCTGGGAGACGGGCGTGCTCGACGTGCTGCTGCCGGAGCTGTCGTCGCTGCTCTACGACGAGGGCGACGAGGACGGTGCGGGCCCGCGTCAGTGGAGGCTGCTCGAGTACATCGACCAGCGCACGGCGCAGGAGGGCCCGCTCGACGACACGGTGCTGTGGACGCTGCTCCTGCTCGAGCCCCTGAAAGAGGTGTGCGAGGGCGCGCGAGACCGAGGCATCGCGGTGGCCGACTTCCTGGAGCCGCTGATCGAGCGCCTGGCGATCTCGCGGCGCTACGCAGACGGCATCCGGCGGATCATCGGCGTGCTGCCGAGGCTCTTGTCCGGCCGCGCGGGCCGCTTCGCGAGGACGGAGCTGTTCCAGGCAGCGGTCGAGGTGGCTGCCGCAGACCTGAGCTCACGAGGGGAGTCGACCCAGATCGTGGACAGGTTCAGGGCGGCGCCGGAGAAGCACCACCATCGGGGGAGGCGGTAG
- a CDS encoding serine/threonine-protein kinase: MERDRSAPDALVGAVLAKRYRVMQYLGSGGVGHVYMAEQIGGTRPGAKSPVRVAIKVLRAEHRDNEQLSARFDREADAASRVRDPRVLTIYDRGRTDDGLPFFSAELLEGLDLADTISFARTLAPMRAVRIGAGVAFALAATHAVGVVHRDVKPENIFLVHARDGRELVKLLDFGFAWMATDGGALSMRITGSRTVVGTPEYMSPEQAAGDAVRPSADLYAMGIVLYEMLTGRVPFSGEYPAIAEKHAIEPPPPMRRAHPKLSISKELEAVVTRALAKDPSRRHASATELAEALLATPEGRSIPRAHDTL; this comes from the coding sequence ATGGAACGTGACCGCTCCGCACCCGACGCGCTGGTCGGAGCCGTTCTCGCCAAGCGCTACCGCGTGATGCAGTACCTCGGTAGTGGGGGCGTGGGTCACGTCTACATGGCCGAGCAAATCGGCGGCACGCGCCCCGGCGCGAAGTCCCCGGTGCGCGTGGCGATCAAGGTCCTGCGCGCCGAGCACCGCGACAACGAGCAGCTCTCCGCCCGCTTCGACCGCGAGGCCGACGCCGCCTCCCGGGTGCGCGATCCGCGCGTGCTCACCATCTACGACCGCGGCCGCACCGACGACGGCCTGCCCTTCTTCTCGGCCGAGCTGCTCGAGGGCCTCGACCTCGCCGACACCATCTCCTTCGCCCGCACGCTCGCCCCCATGCGCGCCGTCCGCATCGGCGCCGGCGTCGCGTTCGCGCTCGCGGCCACGCACGCCGTGGGGGTCGTGCACCGCGACGTGAAGCCCGAGAACATCTTCCTCGTGCACGCGCGCGACGGGCGGGAGCTGGTGAAGCTGCTCGACTTCGGCTTCGCCTGGATGGCGACCGACGGAGGCGCCCTGTCCATGCGCATCACCGGCAGCCGCACGGTGGTGGGGACGCCCGAGTACATGTCGCCCGAGCAGGCGGCGGGAGACGCCGTGCGGCCGTCGGCGGACCTCTACGCGATGGGGATCGTGCTCTACGAGATGCTCACCGGCCGGGTGCCCTTCTCGGGCGAGTACCCGGCCATCGCGGAGAAGCACGCGATCGAGCCGCCTCCGCCGATGCGCAGGGCTCACCCGAAGCTGTCGATCTCGAAGGAGCTGGAGGCGGTGGTGACCCGGGCGCTCGCGAAGGATCCGTCCCGCCGCCACGCCTCCGCGACCGAGCTGGCCGAGGCGCTGCTGGCCACGCCGGAGGGCCGAAGCATCCCGCGGGCGCACGACACCCTTTGA